The following are encoded together in the Numida meleagris isolate 19003 breed g44 Domestic line chromosome 19, NumMel1.0, whole genome shotgun sequence genome:
- the CCNDBP1 gene encoding cyclin-D1-binding protein 1 — MQPTSSCAGSWCDVVQATGSRAGERGAALGSMEARELLQELCSSLRAVLARVREGEPGEGREPFEPPRFWDALGQTFKEASQEATKLSLAFSRPPLPSAENCRKLSEDVQNAILAVATVYYWLPKGQGTTLRKMVRDATTEVLEGMIQLTETILISPLGSSSQEQLISTGGVWEACEQVSSLPRDNQAAVVSALSAFLGVVKDALEEMENALVEGQDPYSDIIEDEELGFRGNRDTYWSEADRKLLSSCMGLMKASKACLKKVLSVVKAYGKADSPEQIAQLDDLADIANEISPSVDELALSMYPPMNHLAVRLNAAKLASVLKKVLEITKTSHVCPPSEEGWVQFLSGAVDHNMDKIKNFTQGEL, encoded by the exons ATGCAGCCGACGAGCAGCTGTGCCGGAAGTTGGTGTGACGTAGTGCAGGCGACGGGCAGCCGTGCCGGAGAGCGGGGGGCTGCTCTCGGAAGCATGGAGGCgcgggagctgctgcaggagctgtgcagctcGCTGCGCGCGGTGCTGGCACGGGTCAGAG AGGGCGAACCGGGCGAAGGCCGCGAGCCGTTCGAGCCTCCGCGCTTCTGGGACGCGCTAG GTCAGACATTCAAGGAAGCATCACAGGAAGCTACAAAGCTTAGTCTGGCATTCTCGAGGCCTCCACTGCCATCTGCAGAG AATTGTCGGAAGCTGAGTGAAGATGTCCAAAATGCCATTCTTGCAGTTGCCACAGTGTACTACTGGCTCCCCAAGGGTCAAG GTACTACTCTTCGGAAGATGGTACGAGATGCTACCACTGAAGTATTGGAGGGAATGATCCAACTGACAGAAACAATTCTCATTTCTCCACTGGGGAG ctcaTCCCAGGAGCAGCTTATATCAACTGGTGGCGTATGGGAGGCATGTGAGCAAGTGTCCAGCCTGCCACGAG ataACCAGGCAGCAGTTGTGTCAGCTCTGTCTGCATTTCTAGGTGTGGTCAAGGATGCtctggaagagatggaaaat GCTCTGGTGGAAGGGCAAGACCCCTACAGTGATATCATAGAAGATGAGGAGCTTGGCTTTCGAGGCAACAGAGATACCTATTGGTCAGAAGCTGACCGGAAGCTGCTTAGCTCCTGCATGGGATTAATGAAGGCTTCTAAAGCTTGCCTGAAGAAGGTCTTGAGTGTAGTGAAGGCTTATGGGAAAGCTGACTCTCCAGAGCAGATTGCTCAGCTGGATGACCTTGCAGACATCGCTAATGAGATCAGTCCAAG CGTTGATGAGCTGGCACTGAGCATGTACCCGCCTATGAACCATCTGGCCGTGCGACTCAAT gCTGCTAAATTGGCCTCAGTATTAAAGAAAGTCTTAGAGATTACAAA GACAAGCCATGTATGTCCACCATCAGAAGAAGGCTGGGTGCAGTTTCTATCAGGTGCAGTAGATCACAACATGGACAAAATCAAGAACTTCACACAGGGTGAACTTTAG